A single region of the Candidatus Bathyarchaeota archaeon genome encodes:
- the cofE gene encoding coenzyme F420-0:L-glutamate ligase, whose translation MVKKLGIFGLEGIPLIKAGDDLADLIVSAAENNNVEIEDGDILIVAQKVISKAEDRVVQLDTVKPSRKALEIAEATGKNPKLVELVLSESKRFLKASQEILIVEDKRDMVNINAGIDKSNIKGANRYALLPVDPDESARRLRSSIIELTGKNVGVIISDTYSRSFRRGQVNFAIGLGGIDPFFDYRGSEDLFGYVMQVKFSAVVDELASAAELVMGQGKEAIPVAIVKGLNRISFGEESSSRDLVISEKEDLFKNVW comes from the coding sequence ATGGTGAAGAAACTTGGTATTTTTGGGCTTGAAGGTATTCCTCTTATAAAAGCAGGTGATGATTTGGCCGATTTGATTGTTTCAGCAGCAGAGAACAACAATGTCGAGATTGAAGACGGAGACATCCTTATTGTTGCGCAGAAGGTGATTTCCAAGGCTGAAGACCGCGTGGTTCAGCTGGATACAGTAAAACCTTCTAGAAAAGCGTTAGAAATTGCAGAAGCAACAGGGAAAAACCCGAAGCTTGTAGAGTTGGTTTTGAGCGAATCAAAGCGTTTTCTAAAAGCCTCACAGGAAATACTCATTGTCGAAGACAAACGAGACATGGTTAACATAAACGCGGGAATAGACAAATCCAATATAAAAGGCGCAAACCGTTATGCACTCTTACCGGTAGACCCCGATGAGTCTGCGAGGCGTCTACGTTCCAGCATCATAGAATTAACTGGAAAAAATGTGGGAGTCATTATATCTGACACGTATAGTCGGTCGTTTAGACGAGGACAAGTGAATTTTGCAATTGGCCTAGGGGGAATCGACCCTTTCTTTGATTACCGCGGCTCAGAAGACCTGTTTGGTTACGTTATGCAAGTCAAGTTCAGCGCCGTTGTTGACGAATTGGCTAGTGCTGCAGAGCTTGTGATGGGACAAGGAAAAGAGGCAATACCGGTTGCAATTGTTAAAGGATTAAATCGAATAAGCTTCGGTGAAGAATCTTCTTCCAGAGATTTGGTTATCAGCGAAAAAGAAGATTTGTTCAAGAATGTTTGGTAG
- a CDS encoding GNAT family N-acetyltransferase, translated as MKVSIKNITRDNVNDIPEPCRSCLYWENPSVLEQSRQELQQKEKLKHASMKAAWFLKTLEEFGNCGKILYTENKPIGYVQYSTSNRFPNIKEYGVKKLRTAEENVAFISCLYIREEKFRGKSLGKKLLNEVIIDLRKRGFKAVETFARRSSTNNPSGPIGLYLRKGFQVKEEIDLDFALVRLDL; from the coding sequence ATGAAAGTTTCAATCAAAAACATTACACGAGATAATGTCAATGACATCCCTGAACCATGCAGAAGTTGCCTGTACTGGGAAAACCCAAGCGTTCTCGAACAAAGCAGGCAAGAACTGCAGCAAAAAGAAAAACTAAAACATGCATCGATGAAAGCCGCTTGGTTTCTTAAAACATTAGAAGAGTTTGGAAACTGCGGCAAAATACTATACACTGAAAACAAGCCGATAGGCTACGTTCAGTACTCCACCTCAAACAGATTCCCAAACATCAAAGAATACGGAGTTAAAAAGCTAAGAACAGCTGAAGAGAACGTTGCTTTCATCTCTTGCCTCTACATTAGAGAAGAAAAATTCCGAGGAAAAAGCCTAGGTAAAAAACTTCTCAACGAAGTAATCATTGATTTAAGAAAACGTGGTTTCAAGGCTGTCGAAACCTTCGCCAGAAGGAGCTCAACGAACAATCCTTCTGGACCCATCGGACTTTATCTTAGAAAAGGATTCCAAGTCAAAGAGGAGATAGACTTGGATTTTGCTCTTGTCAGACTGGACCTTTAG
- a CDS encoding RDD family protein gives MSTGFERVGRDTRLQDHWIRRLVAFIIDSIIVGIGTSIIVAIITIPFHFFTFPFFAGVLSILYFALLEFYYGWTVGKKIMNLKTIELGGHRPALDLAFIRNISKIYWILVLIDVIISLATPGDPHQKISDRMAGTTVVSRTAPPLPPPPPTP, from the coding sequence ATGTCAACAGGCTTTGAAAGAGTCGGAAGAGATACACGGCTTCAAGATCACTGGATAAGGAGACTTGTGGCTTTTATTATCGACAGCATAATAGTGGGCATAGGTACTTCAATAATCGTAGCGATTATCACCATTCCTTTTCACTTTTTCACATTTCCCTTCTTTGCGGGAGTCTTAAGTATCTTGTACTTCGCTTTGCTCGAGTTCTACTATGGATGGACTGTTGGCAAGAAAATAATGAACCTAAAAACTATTGAGCTCGGTGGACACAGACCCGCTTTAGATTTGGCTTTCATCAGAAACATTAGTAAGATTTACTGGATTTTAGTTCTCATAGATGTAATTATCAGCTTAGCAACGCCGGGCGATCCCCATCAAAAAATAAGTGACCGCATGGCCGGAACTACCGTTGTTTCAAGAACTGCTCCTCCGTTACCGCCTCCACCGCCAACTCCGTGA
- a CDS encoding RtcB family protein — translation MPLERLDNYSWRIPQKYKPGMRVPGLVLADEELLEKMKTDRTLKQCTNVTHLPGIYKYAITLPDGHEGYGFPIGGVAATDYEEGVISPGGVGYDINCGVRLLTTNLSEEDVQPKLTDLTNTIFNNVPCGLGSRRKDFRITTNELDRLAVEGVPWIVEKGMGWKEDVEHCEERGNMKSANSDKVSTTAKNRGTTQIGTLGSGNHFIEIQKVGKIYNPDVAKAFGINEEGQVTVMIHCGSRGYGHQICSDYLRVMERAVHKYKINLPDRELACAPGNTKEAEDYFQAMSCAVNYAFSNRQAITHWVRQSFKRVFKQPAETFGLQLVYDVAHNIAKIEEHRVNGQRKKVWIHRKGATRAFPPGNPAVPVDYREFGQPVIIPGSMGSSSWLLVGAAKAMEVSFGSTAHGAGRMMSRTAARRRFWGGDVKRALEKRGMVVRAASAVGLAEEADLAYKNVDKVVEVSDKVGIATRVAQLFPMAVMKG, via the coding sequence ATCCCCCTCGAAAGACTTGATAACTACTCATGGCGCATCCCACAAAAATACAAACCCGGCATGCGCGTTCCAGGTTTAGTACTTGCAGATGAAGAACTATTGGAAAAAATGAAGACAGATAGAACGTTGAAACAGTGCACCAATGTCACTCATTTGCCGGGCATTTACAAGTACGCAATAACATTGCCTGATGGACATGAAGGATACGGCTTCCCTATTGGAGGAGTTGCTGCGACAGATTATGAAGAAGGGGTTATCAGTCCTGGAGGGGTAGGGTACGACATAAACTGTGGCGTAAGATTACTGACGACCAACCTTAGCGAAGAAGACGTACAGCCCAAGCTAACAGATTTGACAAACACGATCTTCAACAACGTTCCATGCGGCCTCGGTAGCCGCAGAAAAGACTTTCGAATTACAACAAACGAACTCGACAGACTAGCAGTAGAAGGGGTTCCGTGGATTGTGGAGAAGGGAATGGGATGGAAAGAAGATGTTGAACATTGTGAGGAGAGAGGCAATATGAAATCAGCGAACTCCGATAAAGTTTCAACCACGGCCAAAAACCGGGGAACAACTCAAATTGGCACTTTAGGCTCAGGAAACCATTTCATTGAAATTCAGAAAGTCGGCAAAATCTACAATCCTGATGTGGCTAAAGCCTTCGGCATAAATGAGGAAGGACAAGTCACTGTCATGATTCATTGCGGTTCTCGTGGTTATGGACATCAGATTTGTTCCGACTATCTCCGAGTAATGGAGCGGGCGGTGCATAAATACAAAATTAACTTACCTGATCGAGAGCTTGCGTGCGCCCCTGGGAATACTAAAGAAGCAGAAGACTATTTCCAAGCGATGTCATGTGCAGTTAACTATGCCTTCTCTAACCGCCAAGCCATAACACATTGGGTGAGACAAAGTTTTAAACGTGTGTTCAAGCAGCCAGCGGAAACATTCGGTCTTCAACTTGTCTATGATGTGGCACATAATATCGCTAAAATTGAAGAACATCGAGTTAACGGTCAACGCAAGAAAGTTTGGATTCACCGGAAAGGGGCTACGAGAGCTTTTCCACCAGGTAATCCTGCTGTGCCCGTTGATTACCGCGAATTTGGGCAACCTGTTATTATTCCAGGGAGCATGGGTTCAAGTTCGTGGCTTCTGGTTGGCGCGGCGAAAGCTATGGAAGTGTCTTTTGGGTCTACGGCTCACGGGGCTGGTAGAATGATGAGTCGAACTGCGGCAAGACGAAGGTTCTGGGGTGGTGATGTTAAAAGGGCTTTGGAGAAACGTGGAATGGTGGTTCGAGCGGCAAGTGCGGTTGGCCTTGCAGAGGAAGCTGATCTGGCCTATAAGAATGTAGATAAAGTGGTGGAGGTAAGCGACAAAGTAGGAATTGCTACACGTGTCGCTCAACTGTTCCCAATGGCAGTTATGAAAGGCTAA
- a CDS encoding MBL fold metallo-hydrolase, with the protein MDVKDVDHVAVSHIHLDHCGGAGALLSYLPKAKIIVHKRGVPYIINPEKLWTQAQQVLGKVAKLYEELMPVANERIITAEDGMIFDLGEGVELAVIETPGHASHHQSFYEKRSQDVFPGDSAGIYIPEYDVAIPTTPPPFHFETKLTSIEKLKQLKPKLLYYSHFGRTTDALEHL; encoded by the coding sequence GTGGATGTCAAAGATGTTGACCATGTGGCGGTTTCCCACATTCACTTGGATCATTGCGGAGGTGCAGGTGCACTTCTTAGCTACTTACCAAAGGCAAAAATAATTGTTCATAAGAGAGGCGTTCCATACATTATAAACCCAGAGAAGTTGTGGACGCAGGCGCAACAGGTGTTAGGCAAGGTTGCTAAGCTCTACGAGGAACTTATGCCAGTTGCCAACGAGCGAATAATAACTGCAGAAGATGGAATGATATTCGATTTGGGAGAAGGCGTTGAACTAGCAGTTATAGAAACTCCTGGTCACGCATCTCACCACCAAAGTTTCTACGAAAAAAGAAGCCAAGACGTTTTTCCTGGAGATTCAGCTGGAATCTACATACCTGAATACGATGTCGCCATACCGACAACCCCGCCGCCTTTTCATTTTGAGACAAAATTGACTTCAATCGAAAAACTGAAGCAATTGAAACCTAAGCTGTTATACTATTCGCATTTTGGCCGAACAACAGACGCTTTAGAGCACCTATAG
- the albA gene encoding DNA-binding protein Alba, producing MSTEPSVIYVGNKPPMNYVMAVITGFNMGNTTEVTLKARGRAISTAVDVAEIVRNRFFKDAKVNAIAIGTEQITPREGGNPRNVSTMEITLKKE from the coding sequence ATGAGTACAGAACCAAGCGTGATTTACGTCGGAAACAAACCTCCAATGAACTACGTCATGGCAGTCATTACAGGCTTTAACATGGGCAACACAACCGAAGTCACATTAAAGGCACGTGGTCGCGCCATAAGCACAGCTGTTGATGTCGCTGAAATCGTTCGCAATCGATTCTTCAAAGACGCCAAAGTCAACGCTATCGCCATAGGTACAGAGCAGATCACACCCAGAGAAGGCGGCAACCCGAGAAACGTCTCAACAATGGAAATCACCCTTAAAAAAGAATAA
- a CDS encoding elongation factor EF-2: protein MPRFKQIADILKLMDKKENIRDVGIIAHIDHGKTTMTDSLLTEAGLLSPKIAGVARALDYLEEEQKRGITIKTANISLLHKEKGTLYLINLIDTPGHVDFTGKVTRALRAIDGVVVVVDAVEEVMVQTETVTRQALNERVKPVLFINKVDRLIKELKLGPDEIQTKLARIIRDFNNLIALYGEAEQKENWKVDAAKGTVAFGSALHRWGFTVDIAKEKDIKFNDIINAYKNEKVEELVQELPLFKAILTMVVKHLPNPIEAQRYRIPKVWKGDIDSELGKAMMNVDSKGPTVMCITLAQMDPHAGLVATGRIFSGVVREGEQVYLVGAKRDYRVQQVSMYMGAFREVVGQIDAGNIAAVLGLDQARAGETLVSVNSKDGMVPFERIKYVSEPVITIAIEPKHPRDLPRLIDVMHRLAIEDPNLVTSINKETGEYLLSGMGELHLEIAVKFLREFAGGDLEIITSKPLVVYRESTLSPGVVVMAKSPNKHNKFWIQLEPLEKNIIQLIEKGDLTEEMGRKKMGTVLKEAGWPTEQARNIWALEQHRNILVDLTKGVQYLREVRDMLISGFTWACQNGPLCEEPIRGLKVKLMDASLHEDPVHRGPAQIMPAARRGILGSFLSSNPVIIEPVYKIGVSVAAQWVGEVSGLITRKRGRIIASEQKGHLTMITGFIPVAETFGLSAEMRSATSGHAFWQTAFDHWEKAPENVTAEVIKTIRERRGLSPDVPSASRFIDQA, encoded by the coding sequence ATGCCAAGATTCAAACAAATTGCAGATATCCTAAAGCTCATGGATAAAAAAGAGAACATACGGGACGTCGGAATAATCGCCCATATAGATCATGGCAAAACAACTATGACAGACAGCCTTCTCACTGAAGCGGGCCTCCTAAGCCCCAAAATCGCAGGTGTGGCCCGAGCCCTAGACTACCTTGAGGAAGAGCAAAAACGAGGAATTACAATAAAAACCGCCAACATCAGCCTTCTCCACAAGGAAAAAGGCACCCTCTACCTAATTAACCTCATTGATACTCCAGGCCACGTAGATTTTACAGGGAAAGTTACACGTGCCCTGCGCGCCATAGACGGAGTGGTAGTGGTCGTGGACGCAGTTGAAGAAGTCATGGTTCAAACCGAAACGGTCACTCGCCAAGCCCTTAACGAACGCGTAAAACCCGTATTATTCATAAACAAAGTCGACCGCCTAATCAAAGAGCTCAAACTAGGTCCAGATGAAATCCAAACAAAACTCGCTCGCATAATACGTGACTTCAACAACCTTATCGCCCTATATGGCGAGGCTGAACAAAAAGAAAACTGGAAAGTTGACGCCGCAAAAGGTACAGTTGCTTTCGGTTCAGCTCTCCACCGCTGGGGTTTTACCGTCGACATCGCTAAAGAAAAAGACATCAAGTTCAACGACATAATAAATGCTTACAAGAACGAGAAAGTCGAGGAGCTAGTCCAAGAACTACCCCTTTTCAAGGCTATCCTCACAATGGTCGTCAAGCATCTGCCAAACCCCATAGAAGCTCAAAGATACCGAATTCCAAAAGTCTGGAAAGGCGACATTGACTCTGAACTAGGAAAAGCCATGATGAACGTTGACTCTAAAGGTCCAACAGTGATGTGCATTACATTAGCACAGATGGACCCCCATGCCGGACTAGTAGCCACGGGACGCATATTCTCCGGAGTTGTGAGGGAAGGAGAACAAGTATACCTTGTAGGCGCTAAAAGAGACTACCGCGTACAACAAGTTTCCATGTACATGGGTGCCTTCAGAGAGGTTGTTGGTCAGATAGATGCAGGCAACATAGCTGCGGTTCTTGGCCTTGATCAGGCAAGAGCAGGTGAAACTCTGGTAAGCGTCAATAGTAAAGATGGGATGGTTCCTTTCGAGCGCATAAAATACGTCTCCGAGCCAGTCATCACAATAGCCATTGAACCCAAACACCCTAGGGATTTACCTCGTCTTATCGATGTCATGCACCGCTTAGCCATTGAAGACCCCAACTTGGTAACAAGCATAAACAAGGAAACCGGCGAATACCTGCTAAGTGGGATGGGCGAGCTTCACCTAGAAATCGCAGTAAAGTTTCTCAGAGAATTCGCGGGTGGGGACCTCGAAATAATTACGTCCAAACCACTAGTGGTCTACAGAGAATCAACTCTGTCGCCAGGCGTAGTGGTCATGGCAAAAAGTCCGAACAAACATAATAAGTTCTGGATACAACTGGAGCCGCTTGAAAAGAATATTATTCAGTTGATTGAGAAGGGTGACTTAACAGAGGAGATGGGGCGAAAAAAAATGGGCACTGTTTTGAAAGAAGCAGGCTGGCCCACTGAACAGGCAAGAAACATATGGGCACTTGAACAGCATAGAAATATTCTGGTTGACTTGACAAAAGGCGTACAGTATCTGCGGGAAGTTCGGGACATGCTAATTTCAGGTTTCACGTGGGCCTGCCAAAATGGGCCGCTGTGTGAAGAGCCCATTCGAGGATTGAAAGTGAAGCTAATGGATGCCTCGTTGCATGAGGACCCTGTGCATAGAGGCCCGGCGCAAATTATGCCAGCTGCTCGACGTGGAATTCTTGGCTCATTCTTGTCTTCGAACCCTGTCATTATTGAGCCCGTCTACAAGATCGGCGTGTCTGTAGCAGCTCAATGGGTTGGTGAAGTTTCTGGTTTGATCACTAGAAAGAGAGGACGTATCATTGCCTCTGAGCAGAAAGGTCATTTAACGATGATTACAGGGTTTATTCCTGTCGCTGAAACTTTCGGATTGTCTGCTGAAATGAGGTCGGCTACTTCAGGGCATGCTTT